The following proteins are encoded in a genomic region of Neurospora crassa OR74A linkage group VI, whole genome shotgun sequence:
- a CDS encoding RING-15 protein translates to MHQSASSASSASQSSFRRALLGLSCHRRTTGDQVPESEASDPPQEEHAHSSHQRLLPNMNSTLSAPGKSLSAPQTSNFSQASSQAPPPVGFDSARRQGTGQTQGSSASQSAPRRNQGARRQHRDMRRPGAMRQQSRVNDDEDILAEMRAMRNASSRRGQTSITHLLNLNPPPRPAYDSTHSYSSRSYRRNPSYGVGSGYHSMDKARYVHANYRFVVSPGGNYTAQASDADEHLEWTDILQIIASTESQQTSCPICLSEPVAPRMAKCGHIFCLPCLIRFMNTVPNDDGRSHPEKKQNRWRKCPICDDTVYLNEVRPVRFYAGQESALPRPGEDVVLRLMARNAKSTLALPKEGAAEVLQSGDDIPWHFAANVLDYARIMKGTTGYMEEQYDQEVDDLTKQEKEDELMFHEDNEWTQKAIRAVHTAKEKLKELDSSQTTALATSAAAGSQSRKRDEDLDFFFYSAPPHLYLSPLDIRILKTQFGSFSEFPTTLLPRVEHISTGNAVDDVMRKRAKYLGHLPRGCLISFLECDWTDIVTPEVLETFKEEIERRRKRNKDKIAQEERERLQAERLEAAAIRGARRQAGPLAEEGIIRYGNADADRPPVNMDDFIPLGAEAPSTTPPNPRTGFGTLSEMSTSPSAQRTVWGTPAIHGDEPEYMVPRNPVDDGWLKDDDVIDSLSTQDIAFQMEAMGLENGAGSSSAAAAASAVGGAKAGGGAKGGKKKKQKITLMSTGGRRGL, encoded by the exons ATGCATCAGTCAGCCTCGTCAGCCTCGTCAGCTTCTCAATCTTCCTTTCGTCGGG CATTGTTAGGGTTGTCTTGCCACCGGAGAACTACTGGAGACCAGGTACCTGAAAGCGAAGCATCTGATCCACCGCAAGAGGAGCACGCTCACTCAAGCCATCAACGCCTTCTGCCAAATATGAACTCGACCCTATCAGCCCCGGGCAAGTCCCTTTCCGCTCCTCAAACCTCCAACTTCTCGCAAGCCTCCTCGCAAGCACCCCCACCTGTGGGCTTTGATTCTGCTCGACGCCAAGGTACAGGTCAAACCCAGGGATCAAGCGCTTCACAATCCGCCCCACGGAGGAATCAGGGCGCCAGACGGCAACATAGAGACATGAGGCGCCCCGGCGCAATGCGGCAGCAGAGCCGTGTGAATGATGACGAAGACATTCTGGCCGAAATGCGAGCTATGCGGAATGCTTCGAGCCGTCGCGGACAGACCTCCATTACACATTTGCTGAATTTAAACCCTCCGCCTCGCCCAGCCTACGACAGCACTCACAGCTATTCCTCCCGCTCTTATCGCCGAAACCCTAGCTATGGCGTTGGTTCCGGCTACCATTCTATGGACAAGGCTCGCTATGTTCACGCCAATTACCGATTCGTCGTGTCACCCGGTGGCAATTACACGGCGCAAGCCTCAGACGCAGACGAACATCTCGAATGGACCGATATCCTACAGATCATTGCTTCAACAGAGTCGCAACAGACCTCATGCCCAATCTGTCTTTCGGAGCCCGTCGCGCCACGCATGGCGAAATGCGGCCACATTTTCTGTCTGCCGTGTCTTATCCGGTTCATGAATACGGTGCCCAATGATGACGGCCGCTCACACCCGGAAAAGAAGCAGAATCGATGGAGAAAGTGCCCCATCTGCGATGATACAGTCTATCTAAACGAAGTTCGCCCGGTCAGGTTCTATGCCGGTCAAGAGAGCGCCCTCCCCCGGCCAGGCGAGGATGTAGTGCTGCGTCTAATGGCGCGCAATGCAAAGAGCACTCTCGCACTACCCAAAGAAGGCGCTGCAGAGGTACTGCAATCGGGCGATGACATCCCCTGGCACTTTGCCGCCAATGTTCTGGATTATGCAAGGATCATGAAGGGTACTACCGGGTATATGGAAGAGCAGTATGACCAAGAAGTGGACGACTTAACCAAgcaggagaaagaagatgaACTGATGTTCCACGAAGATAACGAATGGACCCAGAAAGCCATCAGGGCAGTTCATACGGCAaaggagaagttgaaggagCTTGATTCTAGCCAGACAACGGCACTTGCAACATCGGCCGCTGCCGGATCCCAGTCCAGGAAGCGTGATGAGGACCttgatttctttttctactCTGCACCTCCGCATCTTTACCTCTCACCCTTGGACATTAGGATTTTAAAGACTCAATTTGGCTCTTTCTCTGAATTCCCAACCACACTTCTTCCTAGGGTTGAGCATATCTCCACAGGCAACGCCGTCGACGATGTCATGCGGAAACGCGCCAAATACTTGGGTCATCTACCCCGAGGATGTCTCATCAGCTTCCTCGAATGCGACTGGACTGACATCGTCACCCCTGAGGTTCTTGAAACCTTTAAGGAGGAGATCGAGCGCCGGCGTAAGCGGAATAAGGACAAAATTGCTCAGGAGGAGCGTGAGCGTCTGCAGGCAGAGCGTCTGGAAGCCGCTGCTATCCGTGGTGCCAGGCGTCAGGCGGGCCCGTTAGCAGAGGAAGGGATCATTCGCTATGGTAATGCCGATGCGGATCGGCCCCCAGTGAACATGGACGACTTCATCCCTCTTGGTGCGGAAGCGCCAAGTACGACACCACCAAATCCAAGGACTGGATTTGGTACCCTATCAGAGATGAGTACCAGCCCGAGTGCACAAAGGACGGTCTGGGGTACGCCGGCTATACATGGGGATGAGCCGGAATATATGGTGCCCAGGAACCcggttgatgatggctggttgaaggatgatgatgttatAGACAGTCTGAGCACGCAGGATATCGCTTTCCAGATGGAGGCAATGGGCCTTGAGAATGGTGCTGGTAGCAGCagtgctgccgctgccgcttccGCGGTGGGCGGTGCTAAGGCCGGCGGTGGCGCCAAaggtggaaagaagaagaaacagaagaTCACATTGATGAGTACCGGAGGTAGGAGGGGTCTCTAG
- a CDS encoding RING-15 protein, variant: MNSTLSAPGKSLSAPQTSNFSQASSQAPPPVGFDSARRQGTGQTQGSSASQSAPRRNQGARRQHRDMRRPGAMRQQSRVNDDEDILAEMRAMRNASSRRGQTSITHLLNLNPPPRPAYDSTHSYSSRSYRRNPSYGVGSGYHSMDKARYVHANYRFVVSPGGNYTAQASDADEHLEWTDILQIIASTESQQTSCPICLSEPVAPRMAKCGHIFCLPCLIRFMNTVPNDDGRSHPEKKQNRWRKCPICDDTVYLNEVRPVRFYAGQESALPRPGEDVVLRLMARNAKSTLALPKEGAAEVLQSGDDIPWHFAANVLDYARIMKGTTGYMEEQYDQEVDDLTKQEKEDELMFHEDNEWTQKAIRAVHTAKEKLKELDSSQTTALATSAAAGSQSRKRDEDLDFFFYSAPPHLYLSPLDIRILKTQFGSFSEFPTTLLPRVEHISTGNAVDDVMRKRAKYLGHLPRGCLISFLECDWTDIVTPEVLETFKEEIERRRKRNKDKIAQEERERLQAERLEAAAIRGARRQAGPLAEEGIIRYGNADADRPPVNMDDFIPLGAEAPSTTPPNPRTGFGTLSEMSTSPSAQRTVWGTPAIHGDEPEYMVPRNPVDDGWLKDDDVIDSLSTQDIAFQMEAMGLENGAGSSSAAAAASAVGGAKAGGGAKGGKKKKQKITLMSTGGRRGL; encoded by the coding sequence ATGAACTCGACCCTATCAGCCCCGGGCAAGTCCCTTTCCGCTCCTCAAACCTCCAACTTCTCGCAAGCCTCCTCGCAAGCACCCCCACCTGTGGGCTTTGATTCTGCTCGACGCCAAGGTACAGGTCAAACCCAGGGATCAAGCGCTTCACAATCCGCCCCACGGAGGAATCAGGGCGCCAGACGGCAACATAGAGACATGAGGCGCCCCGGCGCAATGCGGCAGCAGAGCCGTGTGAATGATGACGAAGACATTCTGGCCGAAATGCGAGCTATGCGGAATGCTTCGAGCCGTCGCGGACAGACCTCCATTACACATTTGCTGAATTTAAACCCTCCGCCTCGCCCAGCCTACGACAGCACTCACAGCTATTCCTCCCGCTCTTATCGCCGAAACCCTAGCTATGGCGTTGGTTCCGGCTACCATTCTATGGACAAGGCTCGCTATGTTCACGCCAATTACCGATTCGTCGTGTCACCCGGTGGCAATTACACGGCGCAAGCCTCAGACGCAGACGAACATCTCGAATGGACCGATATCCTACAGATCATTGCTTCAACAGAGTCGCAACAGACCTCATGCCCAATCTGTCTTTCGGAGCCCGTCGCGCCACGCATGGCGAAATGCGGCCACATTTTCTGTCTGCCGTGTCTTATCCGGTTCATGAATACGGTGCCCAATGATGACGGCCGCTCACACCCGGAAAAGAAGCAGAATCGATGGAGAAAGTGCCCCATCTGCGATGATACAGTCTATCTAAACGAAGTTCGCCCGGTCAGGTTCTATGCCGGTCAAGAGAGCGCCCTCCCCCGGCCAGGCGAGGATGTAGTGCTGCGTCTAATGGCGCGCAATGCAAAGAGCACTCTCGCACTACCCAAAGAAGGCGCTGCAGAGGTACTGCAATCGGGCGATGACATCCCCTGGCACTTTGCCGCCAATGTTCTGGATTATGCAAGGATCATGAAGGGTACTACCGGGTATATGGAAGAGCAGTATGACCAAGAAGTGGACGACTTAACCAAgcaggagaaagaagatgaACTGATGTTCCACGAAGATAACGAATGGACCCAGAAAGCCATCAGGGCAGTTCATACGGCAaaggagaagttgaaggagCTTGATTCTAGCCAGACAACGGCACTTGCAACATCGGCCGCTGCCGGATCCCAGTCCAGGAAGCGTGATGAGGACCttgatttctttttctactCTGCACCTCCGCATCTTTACCTCTCACCCTTGGACATTAGGATTTTAAAGACTCAATTTGGCTCTTTCTCTGAATTCCCAACCACACTTCTTCCTAGGGTTGAGCATATCTCCACAGGCAACGCCGTCGACGATGTCATGCGGAAACGCGCCAAATACTTGGGTCATCTACCCCGAGGATGTCTCATCAGCTTCCTCGAATGCGACTGGACTGACATCGTCACCCCTGAGGTTCTTGAAACCTTTAAGGAGGAGATCGAGCGCCGGCGTAAGCGGAATAAGGACAAAATTGCTCAGGAGGAGCGTGAGCGTCTGCAGGCAGAGCGTCTGGAAGCCGCTGCTATCCGTGGTGCCAGGCGTCAGGCGGGCCCGTTAGCAGAGGAAGGGATCATTCGCTATGGTAATGCCGATGCGGATCGGCCCCCAGTGAACATGGACGACTTCATCCCTCTTGGTGCGGAAGCGCCAAGTACGACACCACCAAATCCAAGGACTGGATTTGGTACCCTATCAGAGATGAGTACCAGCCCGAGTGCACAAAGGACGGTCTGGGGTACGCCGGCTATACATGGGGATGAGCCGGAATATATGGTGCCCAGGAACCcggttgatgatggctggttgaaggatgatgatgttatAGACAGTCTGAGCACGCAGGATATCGCTTTCCAGATGGAGGCAATGGGCCTTGAGAATGGTGCTGGTAGCAGCagtgctgccgctgccgcttccGCGGTGGGCGGTGCTAAGGCCGGCGGTGGCGCCAAaggtggaaagaagaagaaacagaagaTCACATTGATGAGTACCGGAGGTAGGAGGGGTCTCTAG